The following are encoded together in the Myxococcales bacterium genome:
- a CDS encoding type II toxin-antitoxin system RelE/ParE family toxin — MIRSFRCAETAAVYEGKRSRRFDSIRPVLERKLIMLDSAVRLDDLRSPPGNRLEALRGDRVGQYSIRINDQFRICFRWTDVGPDEVEVVDYH, encoded by the coding sequence ATGATCCGGTCGTTTCGGTGCGCTGAGACGGCCGCGGTCTATGAAGGCAAGCGGTCTCGGCGTTTCGACTCGATTCGGCCTGTCCTGGAACGGAAGCTCATCATGCTCGACTCGGCGGTTCGCTTGGATGACCTTCGTTCGCCGCCGGGCAACCGACTCGAAGCGCTCCGCGGTGACCGAGTTGGGCAATACTCGATCCGTATCAACGACCAGTTCCGAATTTGCTTTCGTTGGACCGACGTCGGTCCGGATGAAGTCGAAGTCGTCGACTACCACTGA